The sequence ccctcttTAAATTGCAAGCTGTGTCCCCATCCCAGAGTTGTCCCATTGTCTTCTCTAGCTTGAGTTTTCTCTGTCACTTATCATTCTAACATATCAGCGATCTCAATCCCTGACCTAAATCCTTGATCCTACAGtttagaattcagaatttttcagattttcgAAAGGTACTACGGTGCAAATACTATGCACTGAATAACACTCCTAGTTGGACCTGGGGTAACATTCTAAGTCGAACACTTTATCTGCAGCAAGACGTAAGAATAGTCTCataaagttaaataaagaaaagctaTAATAACCTATGTCAGTTCAGGTCAGGTTTTGCCACAAATGAGAAACAAATTTTGGTTTCCAGACCTTCTTGAAATTTGGAATTGTGGTTTTGTGTATagcttatttatcttgtttattgtctctcAGGTGTTAGGaagtgagctccatgagggcagaattTTGTGTCTGTTCTGctcactgctgcagcccctgTGCCTAACTAAACAGCACCTGACACTCTGGTGTGGGGGGGTGCTCCATAGTGTTCGCTGaaggaataaatggatggatggatgaataaacgagaaagaaaggaaagcagactCCCCTTTCCTGGTTTCTGGATGACTCCGTACCCTGAATGGCCTGTCTGAAGTCCCTATGAGCCACAGCGTGTGTCGGGGGGGAGGTGGTCTGTGGCTCCGTGTCCCTCCTACCTTCCCTGGTCTCTGCTGGGTCCTCAGGGATTGGTTCTCAGCAGAACCTCATAATCAGAACCCCTGCTCAAATCCATGTAGTCAGGGATTCAGCTTGGAGGTTCCTACAGCCTCCAGCATCCCCTTCTATTAGAACCCTTAGGGTCCCCTCACCCGATTCcctgtgccctctgcaccctGGCCGTGGTCAGAAACAGGCCAGCTGCCTGGGGAAGGCAGTCATTATGAGGCCCCTCACCGTGTGTTTGTGTGCCTTACATGCGGCTTGTAGGGCTGTTCGAATTTGACATGAAGAAAcaagggcacagagaggttaattaactttcctgaggccacacagccaggaaatgCTGAGCCAGGATTTAAAGCCAAGTCACGGACCCCACAGCCCCATGCTGCCTCTCCACAATCGTCCCGTGACAATACACTCACACCTAGACCCAAAATTAAAGTCCTCCACACCCTGCCACCTGGGGGAGGAAGGCAGGTGGCCAAACTTCTGTTACAAACAGGTCTTTATTAAAGatgaggagggggcaggaaaaGGGGGCAGTGTCTCCCCTGCCCACTGCCTTTGGCTGCTTGGGGCGGGGAGCCGTCTTTGCTCCACCTGTGCCCCTATGACGGCACATCTGTACGAGGCTGAGGCATGGGGGGCAGTGTGAAGAACGGGGGGGGggttctaagaaaaaaaaactccttcCCCACAGCCCTAATAAATAACAGAAGAGTTTGGGGTGACCTGGGCACAGGCAAGGAAGGATGCAGCACCCTGAACCCCAAAACCTCTGAAGTGGGGCAAGCCCTGCATAAGTTGGGAGTTAGGAGGGACTGGGTGAGAGACTGCATATGAGGGAGGGGCTGAGAGAGGAAGGGGTACCCCAAGGACCCTGCCACGGGGgagcctgccccccaccctccagtTGGACTCTCTGATTCTGAGGAGAGAGGACCCGATGACAAAAGATGACCccatctccctcctctcctttgcaCATGCTTAGACATGGGCGGTCCCCCATTGACTGGAATCATACCCACCCACCCTAGAAATTCTGAGAACCAAGGACTCCTATTCATTGTTCAGACACTGAACACTGGCTAGAGTTGCCCTCTTGCCTGAGGATTCTAAGAAATGATGGGGAGGCTCTTATTGGCTGGAGTAAACTCCTTTTGGCCAGAATTCTGAGAACTGGGGGGCTCCCATTGGCTAGGCAATGGCCAGTGGAGTCAGGCTTTGGCCCTTAAAAGGGCAATCCTAGGAGGCAAGGACCCATCTCCCAATTATGCCCACTTAGATGTCCCAGAGGGCAAGAGAGGCAGGGGGTCCCCTAGATGTCCTTCCAGCCATGCTCTGATGTCTGGGCCTGGCTGGTTTGGGGACAAGGGCTTTGGCACTCACacagcacacgcacacacacgcgtgGCAGGGAAGAAATGGGGACTGGGCAGATTCTGGGTATGTGTTGGGCCTCACAGCAGGTGGTCACGGCTGGCAAACAGGTAAGGGCTGAAGTTGTCCCggtggaagggggagggatagagTCCACTAAGGGTGTACAGGTCCCGCAGCAGGGGTGTGGGCAGCAGCAGCTTCCGGCCACGGCCACCACCCCCGCCCGGCCCCCCAGGCCCAGGGGAGGAGGGCGAGGGGCCCTGGCTGGGGGTTGGTGCGGgtaggggcaggggcagaggcaaGGGTGTTGGCTCAGACCTCAATCGAGGGCGGGGCACACGGGGTGATGAACACATGGCTGGAGCCCTGGAGGACACGCAGCTGGGGATCAGGTGGCCACGGTGGGCGCAGTTCTGCGGCTCTAGGGATCAGAAGTCAGGGGGTTAGAAAGCTTGGGAGGGGTCATGAGAGCACAGGTGAGACCTCTGTGGCAGTGATCGCCATCTGGAAGTCCCCCCGTTTATCCTCCCACTCCCTCGACACTCACTGGATGGGGTGAGCCGTGCCGGTGTCGAATGCGGCCTGCAGGCCTCGGGTTCCTGAGAcaaagaggcagagggaaggggctaGCGGCCCCCTGGGCCCCACTGGCCAGAGCCACAAGGGGCTCATCGGGCAGAGAGCCCAATGGAAAAGACAACAAGTTTTCAGGATTAACCATGTTCccttgggagggagggggtggcccGCCCTTGCATCCTGTGGGACGGTCCCCCCAGGACCTAGGTCCACAGAGGGGAGTGATCCCTCTACCTCTCCATGGCCCTGAGACCCCCACTGCCTGCCTgacttcctgcctcctttgtcctcctccacccaccacccTCTCCAGCCGGGAGCAGCCCCCGGCCCCCCTTACCTGGGCCACACTTAACTTTTCGAGGCGGCTGTCCATGGTGGGGGTTTGGCCCAGGTCCTCCCAAGGGGAGAGCCTTCGGCCAGAGGGTGGCCGGCTCTGGAAGTTGTGCACGACACAGGTGACCTgtgacagagggagggggcaCGCTGAGGCCTGAGGCCAATAAAGTAAATtaccatccccatttttcagataaggataCTGAGGCCCAGGATTTCAAAAACAGCTAACACTTTTATGGTGCTTACTAACACTGCTCTTTGCACTTTACTAAGACATAGGTACTGTTATGACTTATTCCACACGGGGAGGCAGGTAAGGCCGAGTTGTGTAAGAGGATCTGATCCTGTCCTTATTTAAACCTTTGGTATTTTGGACATTATGggtttttgcattaattttgatttttaaaaatgtttcactacaatattatttatcttgtttactgagtgttttggctcctccttaaattttgtgctcAAAGCGAGGGCCTCACTCGCCTTACCTTGGTCCCAGTCCCGTTATCCCAGTTCACAGATGAGAACGTCCAAGCTAGGTAaggttaagggacttgcccaaggtacAGAGTCCACACCCTTCACCATCATGCAGTCCTGCCTCTTGGGTCAGGGATGGATGGCAAGGGGGCTCACCAGAAAGGTGGCGATCGCCGCCCCTGTCAGGAAGCCGGCCAGCACGTCAGACCAGTGGTTGCGGTACTCAGCCACGCGGACCACGCCCACCAGGAAGGCGGGGCACAGCAGGGCCAGGCAGAGTGAGGGTTTGACCAGGCGGGAGCCCTTCACGCGGAACACGAGCGTCACGTACATCTGCAGGAGCCGGATGGGTCAGAGGACACATGGCAGCAGCAGTTCCCAAACCCAAGCGGACACTACATTCAGGGATAGGGGGTGTGGCCAGAATCCTGAGAAGCCGCAATGGGACTGGAGGCACCAGCCAGGGGCTCCAGGGAACAGAGCCCGGGGGACAGGAGTTCAGGGGATGGAGTCATGGACCCCCAGTGGGCCTTTGAAgggatgggggtgtgtgtggcctGAGCACCAAAGAGCAGTGGATAGGGTCTGGGGCCCAGGTCTCTGGGGGACCTGGGCCCCAGGTCCaggtgggatggggaaggaaCCTCCACCATGACTGCTTGCTGGCTTAGGGTGTGGCCACAAAGTCAGAGGGTGGAGTCAGGGCTCAAGTGACAGGTCCAGGAGCTCCAGGAGGTGGAGTCCCCAAACCCCTGGGGACCACTGACAGGGTTAGAAGCACAGTCCCCAATGCCAGAAAAAGGAGTCAAAGCAACAGAGGGTGCGACCAGGGAAAGACAGGGGACAGAGTCAGGAAGTTCCAGTGAAGTCGAGTCAGGAGCGTGGCCAGGCCAATAAAGGGCGAGGACAAACTGGAGGGCAAGGGCTCCAGGGGATGGAGTTGAAAGCCCATTACCGAGTCACCTCCAGGACCTGTAGCACGGCGGAGACTTGGCCAGGCTTCAGGGTGCTGAGCCAATAGCCTCCTTCGGGTGTGGCCTTAGTGGGTCAGGAGGCGTGGCCAGGGTCCAAGGGGGCGTGGCCAGGGTCCAAGGGGAGGAGTGGGAGCCTCCGCCCTAGGGATGGTGTCACATTGATGCGTGGCCTCACTCGGGGAGGGATTGGAGGCTCCAGCCCAGACGGTCTCCTGCCCGCTGGCCGCCCCCTTACTGCCGTGCCCCCGTTTCGGGGCTCACCGCTGTGTAGGCGACGGCGTAGGCGCAAAGGGCAGCGTCCTTGCAGGGGAAAGCGCGGCGCGCAGCGGCCACAAGGCTGGGGCTGCCAGCACAGGCACCCTGGTCAGTGACGAAACGGTTGGGCCCTGGCCGGTCCGGTGAGGGTGGCGGGCAGCCCAGGGCCGTATAGTTGGGGCGGCACACGGACAGGAAGTGCGGCGTCGGGTTGCCGGTCACCACCTGCCCTGCGTTGGCGAAGATGGTCGTGGTGAAGAGGCCGAAAGAGTAGACCCCTGGGATGGGATAGGAAAGGGGGTTCATGCCAGGGCCCAGCAGCCGTCCTCCTGTGAGCCCCCTTATGGCTCACATAGGCCCCTGTCTCCTTGTTCCTGTGACTGACATTAAAGCACAGCTGGGACTCCCCCTAACACCACACCCCATAATAGCTGGGCCATGTTCCTCTTCCCTTGGGACCACTATGATGGCATTCTGGGCCTCTGGCCTCTGTCCCTCCGGGATTACCAATATGCCAGGAGTGGGCCCTCCTCTGGAATCCATTATAGCTGGACTAGGACCCCTCAACAGCACTACATCAGGATTGGGCCCATGCCAGGGACCTCCTAGGACCACCGTGATGGCATTTCTGGGGCTCCTATACCTGCCCCTGGACTCGCTATTGCTGAGCTGAGCACTTTTCTCCTGGAGCACCACTCAGCCAGGGCTGGATCTCCAGCCCTCTGCCACAGGGACCACCATTTTGGATGAGCTCTGCCCTACCCCAAGGCTACCAACTATGGCTGGGACCATATTCAAAGTGCAGCCAGCGTTCtcatctccctgcccccagggcccCCTGGTGTCTGTCCTGTGCTTTTTCTGCCTGAGACTCTCCTTGTGGCAATTTGGGGCCCTCCTCTTATAGTTGTCATCAAGGTTGGCTTAGGCCCCACCCATGTCTCTAGAACCTCCACCATGACTGACCTCAGCCCACATCCCTCTTTCCCCATGAAGTCACCATCATAGCAATTCTAGGCCTTCCCCCCTCGAATTCTTATTATACCTGAGCCTGGCCCATAGCCCTTTTGCATGGCTGACCCCTGACCGAGTCACTCACCCAGGAAGCGGACCAGCCTCCGCAGCGGGGGGCTGAAGCGGCAGCAGGCCCCGGACACGATGGTTCTCTCCCCAATGACTGGGATGGCTGACGGTGGTGCAGGGAAAAAGGCACGTGCCAGCTCCCCAAGCAGGATCTGTGGGCAAGACCAAGGCATGGTCTTCCTGGCCTTCAAGCCCAGCCCTCCACCCATCTCCACctggccctcctgcctcctggaAGGCCCTTCCCACAGTCTGAGCCAGGTTACCCCCAGTCTCACCGTGAGGGTGGGCCCAGCGGTGACCAGGGCGTAGATGAGGGCCGGGGGTGCTCTGCTGGCAGCCTCAGGCCCTGGGTAGGGCTTGGCATAGGTACTGTCATAGCAGAAGAAGCCCTGGGTGTGCACGGGGAAGGTGTCCGTGAACTCCAGGCGGTAAGCAAGCAGGACCACGATGCCCAGCAGCACCGACTGCCGCCCAgccagggtggggagagagacagagtaaGAACAGagagggtcaggcctgagctgggCCACGGAGATGGAGAcacagagatggagacagagacaagggggagagatagagagagagatgaagaggagagaggagatgggactgggaagagggagagaggacaggGCCAGAGCTCAGAGAGAGATAGTGGGTAGTGGAGGAACAAaccaacagagaaagaaaaaatactactGATAGAAATACTAGAGTTACCACAGGTGTAACTCTTATTGTGGGCAGGGCATCATACTAAACCTCTTCCATGAATTAATCCATTTTACTTTCATAACAGTCCTAGGAGAGAGGGACTGTAATTatgcccatttgacagatgaggaaacaggcttgggAGGGTAAGTGAGGTGCCCAGAGTCCCACAGTAATGATGCGCAGAGCTGGGTTGAATCCCAGATTGCCACTTCCGAAAGTGCCTCCTCCCCCTTGAGGGTCTGGGCAGGGGAGGTACTGTGCGCCTCACCTCCACAAAGACAAAGCAGGGAATGATGGAGAAACTCCTCTTCAGCTGAGGTCTCCCTCCCGCCATGGTGAAGGCCGGGCctgtggagaaggggagggagtggCACTGCCAGGGTGGGGCCTAAGGGGAGGTTCAGGTCACCTGCTTGTGGAGTCTTCTGGCCACAACCTGGCCCCCATCCCTGGCCCCTCGGACTACAGCCAAGGAGCCCTGGCTCCGCCCCCTGAGCCTTCTGGCCACGCCTCTGCATATGCAGGTcttgccctgcccctgcccctgcccctgcccactgGAGGCACCAGCCTCCCCTGACACAACCTGCTCAGCTCAGCCTCTGCTGGGGTCCCCACAGATTGTATAGTGGTCTTCTCCCCCAACAGCCTACACAGGAGATTCTGACCCCATACCTTTTAGGAGGGCCTGGCCTCCTTAGCATGTGGGACCCATGCCCTTGGCCTTTAGCAGAGACTTCTCCAGCTAATGTGGACCCCTCCCTCACAAAGAAGGGTCCTCACCCCCACTAGTTTTTGGGAGACCCCATACTCTTTTCCCACATGCTTTACAGGAGACCCCATGTTCCCTGtcacccacccccaccaagcCCCTCCCCCTATACCACTTCCCGCATGGCCCTCAGGGGCCTCCCTCTCCTGTCCCCATGGGCTGTGCCTGACTGGTTCGGGCTGATGGCCAGgccctccttctctcccagctgcctctccctctctccctccttccccctcctcccagcccgtCTGCCTTCCTGTATCAAGAGAGGGCTATCTCCCCCTCAAtgtgctctcccctccccacagtccAACCTCAGTCCCCAGCACTGAGAGGCCAACGCAGTCACACCTGCTTGACCCATTCTCCCAGCCTAACCTCACCTGTGAAAGGGCCCTATGACTTCCTGCAGGCCGCTGCCACGCCCACAGACTCACAGCCACTCCTGGCGGCCAGCAGGGCAGGGATGGTCACCCCCATTGcacagatttggaaactgaggcccaggcaggTAAGGGTAGGCACTCTGGGTCCAGTGCCCCATCCACATGGCTTGCCCTGCAATGTGACATGTGGGGGTGAGGGTCACCAGAGAGCCCAGATGCCCAAGATGCCCACTTGGCCATGGCCCCCTCACCTTCTtagagacacaaacacacaccggCACCCCCAGAGTACACAAGTCAGCCAGAGCTTCCATcccaaacaccacacacacacacacacacacacacacacacacacacacaccatcgcACAGCACTCATTCATCCCACCAACAAGCATCAAGGGCCTGCTGGgttccaggccctgtgctgggtgccagtcttgtggtgaacaagacaggctCGCTCATTCAGACAGGTGCCCCACACCCACTACACACatagctgcacacacacacacagcacagtgTGCACACGGCCTGGCACAGACACCCACACAGATCAAACAAATGTCCCCACACACACGGTCACTGGGACACAACAGGAGGTCCTTCACACACCTCACAGCCTCACACCCAGCCCTCACTCCACCACCGTCAGGGACAGACTCGAGGCTGCCAACACACTTAAGAGCCACATCAAAAAAAGAGAGTCACCACAcacagtgtgtgtggggggggtcaCAGAACTGGTCACAGCGTCACGCCCCCAATTACAAGGCACAGGATGAC comes from Tursiops truncatus isolate mTurTru1 chromosome 3, mTurTru1.mat.Y, whole genome shotgun sequence and encodes:
- the PLPPR2 gene encoding phospholipid phosphatase-related protein type 2 isoform X3, with protein sequence MAGGRPQLKRSFSIIPCFVFVESVLLGIVVLLAYRLEFTDTFPVHTQGFFCYDSTYAKPYPGPEAASRAPPALIYALVTAGPTLTILLGELARAFFPAPPSAIPVIGERTIVSGACCRFSPPLRRLVRFLGVYSFGLFTTTIFANAGQVVTGNPTPHFLSVCRPNYTALGCPPPSPDRPGPNRFVTDQGACAGSPSLVAAARRAFPCKDAALCAYAVAYTAMYVTLVFRVKGSRLVKPSLCLALLCPAFLVGVVRVAEYRNHWSDVLAGFLTGAAIATFLVTCVVHNFQSRPPSGRRLSPWEDLGQTPTMDSRLEKNPRPAGRIRHRHGSPHPSRRTAPTVAT
- the PLPPR2 gene encoding phospholipid phosphatase-related protein type 2 isoform X1; amino-acid sequence: MAGGRPQLKRSFSIIPCFVFVESVLLGIVVLLAYRLEFTDTFPVHTQGFFCYDSTYAKPYPGPEAASRAPPALIYALVTAGPTLTILLGELARAFFPAPPSAIPVIGERTIVSGACCRFSPPLRRLVRFLGVYSFGLFTTTIFANAGQVVTGNPTPHFLSVCRPNYTALGCPPPSPDRPGPNRFVTDQGACAGSPSLVAAARRAFPCKDAALCAYAVAYTAMYVTLVFRVKGSRLVKPSLCLALLCPAFLVGVVRVAEYRNHWSDVLAGFLTGAAIATFLVTCVVHNFQSRPPSGRRLSPWEDLGQTPTMDSRLEKLSVAQEPEACRPHSTPARLTPSKPQNCAHRGHLIPSCVSSRAPAMCSSPRVPRPRLRSEPTPLPLPLPLPAPTPSQGPSPSSPGPGGPGGGGGRGRKLLLPTPLLRDLYTLSGLYPSPFHRDNFSPYLFASRDHLL
- the PLPPR2 gene encoding phospholipid phosphatase-related protein type 2 isoform X2 yields the protein MAGGRPQLKRSFSIIPCFVFVEGFFCYDSTYAKPYPGPEAASRAPPALIYALVTAGPTLTILLGELARAFFPAPPSAIPVIGERTIVSGACCRFSPPLRRLVRFLGVYSFGLFTTTIFANAGQVVTGNPTPHFLSVCRPNYTALGCPPPSPDRPGPNRFVTDQGACAGSPSLVAAARRAFPCKDAALCAYAVAYTAMYVTLVFRVKGSRLVKPSLCLALLCPAFLVGVVRVAEYRNHWSDVLAGFLTGAAIATFLVTCVVHNFQSRPPSGRRLSPWEDLGQTPTMDSRLEKLSVAQEPEACRPHSTPARLTPSKPQNCAHRGHLIPSCVSSRAPAMCSSPRVPRPRLRSEPTPLPLPLPLPAPTPSQGPSPSSPGPGGPGGGGGRGRKLLLPTPLLRDLYTLSGLYPSPFHRDNFSPYLFASRDHLL
- the PLPPR2 gene encoding phospholipid phosphatase-related protein type 2 isoform X4, with the protein product MAGGRPQLKRSFSIIPCFVFVEGFFCYDSTYAKPYPGPEAASRAPPALIYALVTAGPTLTILLGELARAFFPAPPSAIPVIGERTIVSGACCRFSPPLRRLVRFLGVYSFGLFTTTIFANAGQVVTGNPTPHFLSVCRPNYTALGCPPPSPDRPGPNRFVTDQGACAGSPSLVAAARRAFPCKDAALCAYAVAYTAMYVTLVFRVKGSRLVKPSLCLALLCPAFLVGVVRVAEYRNHWSDVLAGFLTGAAIATFLVTCVVHNFQSRPPSGRRLSPWEDLGQTPTMDSRLEKNPRPAGRIRHRHGSPHPSRRTAPTVAT